TTCCGGATGGGCACCCGCGGAGCGCGAGTTCCGCGAGCGGCGGCTCGCGGTGACGCTCTACTGAGACCGCCCCGGGCAAATTCTTGGCCCTCAGTGAATTGCGGCGGTGCCGGTGCGGCGGCGCGCTGGAGCCCCGGCCGGCTCCGGGCGGCATGACGAGACCGTGACACAGGCGCGACAGGATGAAGGACGCGCGGCCGGGGCGCGCCGGCCCGCACGGAGAGGAAGGCAGGATGGGTGCTCGGATCCTGGGGATCGGTTCCGCCGTTCCCCCGCGGCGTCTGACCAACGACGACCTCGAGAAGATCGTCGACACGTCGGACGAGTGGATCGTCACGAGAACGGGAATCTCCGAGCGGCGGATCGCTCCGGAAGGCACGTGCACCAGCGACCTGGTGGGCGAGGCGTCCCGAGCCGCTCTCGAGCGTGCCGGCATCGGAGCGGAGCAGGTCGACGCTCTGATCGTGGCGACCGCCACTCCGGACACCCCGTTCCCCTCGACCGCTTGCTGGGCCCAGCCCAAGATCGGGCTCCGTCGCGTTCCGGTGTTCGACATCTCCGCGGCCTGCTCGGGGTTCTTGTACGGGTACGCGCTCGCCGATTCGCTCATCGCGTCGGGCCGCTGCCGGTACGTCCTGGTCGTCGGCGCCGAGCTCCTGTCGCGGTTCATGAACTGGGAGGACCGGACGACCTGCGTGCTGTTCGGTGACGGGGCGGGCGCGGCGGTCTTCGGCCCGGGTGCCGAGGAGGGCGACGGACTGATCGCCCACACATGGGGAGCGGACGGCGCTCTCGCCGAGCTGCTGTGGGAGCCGGCGGGCGGCTCGCGGCACCCCGCGACCCACGAGACGGTCGACAAGAAGATGCACACCGTCCACATGGCCGGCAACGAGGTCTTCAAGCACGCGGTCAAGGCGATGCAGCGGGCCGTCGGCGAGGTGATGGAGCGCGCGGGGGTCGGCCCGGACGACATCGACCTGTTCGTGCCTCACCAGGCGAACATCCGCATCATGAAGGCCACGGCGGACCGGGCGCGGATCCCGACCGAGAAGGTCTATGT
Above is a genomic segment from Acidobacteriota bacterium containing:
- a CDS encoding ketoacyl-ACP synthase III, with translation MGARILGIGSAVPPRRLTNDDLEKIVDTSDEWIVTRTGISERRIAPEGTCTSDLVGEASRAALERAGIGAEQVDALIVATATPDTPFPSTACWAQPKIGLRRVPVFDISAACSGFLYGYALADSLIASGRCRYVLVVGAELLSRFMNWEDRTTCVLFGDGAGAAVFGPGAEEGDGLIAHTWGADGALAELLWEPAGGSRHPATHETVDKKMHTVHMAGNEVFKHAVKAMQRAVGEVMERAGVGPDDIDLFVPHQANIRIMKATADRARIPTEKVYVTIHKYGNVSAASIPMAINDALEEERLARGDLVLSAAFGAGFTWAAALFRL